In Deltaproteobacteria bacterium, a single window of DNA contains:
- a CDS encoding acetyl-CoA hydrolase/transferase C-terminal domain-containing protein, with product MKKAKRCNAREALREAIRPGDRIFFSIASGQPQTLLQALVDDFEYYQNVEVINGYLLAEHPLAKKGLESSFRCISFQNSPSLRKDWEEGRIDFLPIRYSDVPRAFARKGPTPIDVALIQVAPPDSDGRFSLGVSTSHAYPLALEARTIVAEVNDQAPRTFGPCSFFASEVDYLVECSAPLVPYPEIKIGEAERRIAELVAGLIADGATLQIGIGNLPAAILQLLEGKKDLGFHSGMLSDGIVDLVEKGVITNRKKNIYQGKIVAGELIGTEKLFRFGHQNPLLEMHPAQVSHNAELIGRIDNFVAINSALEIDLTGQINAESLNGIQLSGVGGQFDFVEGAYFSRGGKSITAMTSSTGKGKVSRIVPRLPSGAAVTIPRFMTDIVVTEYGIAELRGKSFSQRVEALLAIAHPDFRKELWEALSKKK from the coding sequence ATGAAAAAAGCTAAAAGATGCAACGCCCGCGAAGCTTTACGGGAAGCGATTCGGCCAGGCGACCGGATCTTTTTCTCTATCGCTTCCGGCCAGCCGCAAACCCTGCTCCAGGCTTTGGTGGATGATTTCGAATATTACCAGAACGTTGAAGTCATCAACGGCTATCTCCTGGCCGAGCATCCCCTGGCCAAGAAAGGCCTTGAATCTTCCTTCCGTTGCATCAGTTTCCAGAACAGCCCTTCCCTGAGGAAAGACTGGGAAGAAGGGCGGATCGATTTTCTTCCCATCCGCTATTCAGACGTCCCCCGGGCCTTTGCCCGCAAGGGGCCGACTCCTATCGACGTAGCGTTGATTCAGGTTGCCCCGCCGGACAGCGACGGCAGGTTTAGCCTGGGAGTATCTACCAGTCATGCTTACCCTTTGGCTCTGGAGGCCAGGACCATCGTGGCTGAAGTCAATGATCAGGCTCCCCGGACCTTCGGCCCGTGTTCTTTCTTCGCCTCCGAGGTTGATTATTTGGTGGAGTGTTCCGCCCCGCTGGTTCCCTATCCAGAGATAAAAATCGGTGAAGCCGAGCGCCGGATCGCCGAGTTGGTGGCCGGACTTATTGCGGATGGGGCCACACTCCAGATCGGCATCGGCAACCTGCCAGCCGCCATCCTCCAGCTACTGGAAGGGAAGAAAGACTTGGGTTTTCACTCCGGCATGCTCTCCGATGGAATCGTGGACCTGGTGGAAAAAGGAGTCATCACCAATCGTAAAAAAAACATCTACCAGGGGAAGATCGTGGCCGGCGAACTCATCGGGACGGAAAAACTGTTTCGCTTCGGTCATCAGAACCCTCTCTTGGAAATGCATCCCGCGCAAGTCAGCCACAATGCCGAATTAATCGGCAGGATCGATAATTTCGTAGCCATCAATTCCGCGTTGGAGATTGACCTCACCGGACAGATCAACGCCGAATCATTGAACGGCATCCAACTCAGCGGGGTGGGCGGCCAATTCGATTTCGTGGAAGGAGCGTACTTTTCCCGGGGGGGAAAATCCATTACCGCCATGACCTCATCAACCGGTAAGGGAAAGGTTTCCCGCATCGTACCCCGGTTGCCCAGCGGGGCTGCGGTCACTATACCCCGCTTCATGACGGACATCGTGGTAACCGAATACGGAATAGCTGAACTTCGCGGCAAATCTTTCTCCCAGCGGGTGGAAGCTCTTCTTGCCATCGCCCATCCGGATTTTCGGAAGGAGCTCTGGGAAGCGTTAAGCAAGAAGAAATGA
- a CDS encoding DUF2889 domain-containing protein, translated as MTLSFMRNKVVQVEPYSENTLAVSWRLVDNLTEAEIQIKVRLPDLEIIAAQTRTVRSPHPECSSAPELIQKVVGVRVGPGLRKIVQDLMGGISGCPEFAEGVLECCNAVILHFTVPQIQENAKGTEEERLKKYQAMLKFNPRLVRSCVAFADDSPLLQGLNTQ; from the coding sequence ATGACGCTGTCATTCATGAGAAACAAGGTAGTCCAAGTAGAGCCCTATTCAGAGAACACTTTAGCCGTTTCCTGGCGGCTGGTGGACAACCTCACGGAGGCTGAAATTCAGATAAAAGTCCGACTTCCAGATTTGGAAATCATTGCAGCCCAGACCCGAACGGTGCGCTCTCCTCACCCGGAATGTTCATCGGCTCCAGAGTTGATCCAGAAGGTTGTGGGCGTCCGGGTAGGACCTGGCTTGCGCAAGATCGTCCAGGACCTCATGGGTGGAATTTCGGGATGTCCTGAATTCGCCGAAGGGGTGTTAGAATGTTGTAACGCCGTAATCCTTCACTTCACCGTTCCCCAAATCCAAGAGAATGCCAAAGGAACCGAAGAAGAAAGGCTAAAAAAATATCAGGCTATGTTAAAATTTAACCCCCGGCTTGTGCGCAGCTGCGTTGCTTTTGCTGACGACAGCCCCCTGCTGCAGGGATTAAATACGCAATAA